A stretch of the Streptomyces ortus genome encodes the following:
- the chpH gene encoding chaplin ChpH, protein MIKKIVAAAAATGGLVLAGAGLAVADAGAQGAAVGSPGVLSGNVVQAPIHIPVNVCGNTVSVIGLLNPAFGNTCTNV, encoded by the coding sequence ATGATCAAGAAGATCGTCGCCGCTGCGGCTGCCACGGGTGGCCTCGTTCTCGCCGGTGCGGGTCTTGCGGTTGCCGACGCCGGTGCTCAGGGTGCCGCTGTCGGCTCCCCGGGCGTGCTCTCGGGCAACGTCGTCCAGGCGCCCATCCACATCCCGGTGAACGTCTGCGGCAACACGGTCTCCGTGATCGGGCTGCTGAACCCCGCCTTCGGCAACACCTGCACCAACGTCTGA
- a CDS encoding M20/M25/M40 family metallo-hydrolase, with product MSEQDTTRSIKGEDEVVDLCRELIRIDTSNYGDHSGPGERKAAEYVAEKLAEVGLEPQIFESHSGRASTVVRIEGEDRSRPGLLIHGHTDVVPANAQDWTHHPFSGEIADGCVWGRGAVDMKDMDAMTLAVVRERVRAGRKPPRDLVLAFLADEEAGGTFGAKHLVTKHPDLFEGVTEAIGEVGGFSFTVNEKLRLYLVETAQKGMHWMKLTVDGTAGHGSMIHKDNAITELSEAVGRLGRHKFPVRVTKTLRHFLDELGDALGTELDPENMDATLAKLGGIAKLIGASLQNTANPTQLGAGYKVNVIPGQATAHVDARYLPGYEEEFLADLDRILGPHVKREDVHADKALETTFDGALVDAMQTALVAEDPIARAVPYMLSAGTDAKSFDDLGIRCFGFAPLKLPPELDFAGMFHGVDERVPVDALKFGVRVLDRFIEAS from the coding sequence GTGAGCGAGCAGGACACGACCAGGAGCATCAAGGGTGAGGACGAGGTCGTCGACCTCTGCCGCGAGCTGATCCGGATCGACACCAGCAACTACGGGGACCACTCGGGCCCGGGTGAGCGCAAGGCCGCCGAGTACGTCGCGGAGAAGCTCGCCGAGGTGGGTCTGGAACCCCAGATCTTCGAGTCGCACTCGGGCCGCGCCTCCACGGTGGTCAGGATCGAGGGCGAGGACCGCTCACGGCCCGGGCTGCTCATCCACGGCCACACCGACGTCGTACCGGCGAACGCCCAGGACTGGACGCACCACCCCTTCTCCGGCGAGATCGCCGACGGCTGCGTGTGGGGCCGGGGCGCCGTCGACATGAAGGACATGGACGCGATGACCCTCGCGGTCGTACGCGAGCGGGTGCGCGCCGGCCGCAAGCCTCCCCGCGACCTCGTGCTGGCCTTCCTGGCCGACGAGGAGGCGGGCGGCACGTTCGGCGCCAAGCACCTCGTCACGAAGCACCCCGACCTCTTCGAGGGCGTGACGGAGGCGATCGGCGAGGTCGGCGGCTTCTCCTTCACGGTGAACGAGAAACTGCGGCTGTATCTGGTGGAGACCGCCCAGAAGGGCATGCACTGGATGAAGCTGACCGTGGACGGCACCGCCGGCCACGGCTCGATGATCCACAAGGACAACGCGATCACCGAGCTCTCCGAGGCGGTCGGGCGGCTCGGCCGGCACAAGTTCCCGGTGCGCGTGACGAAGACCCTGCGGCACTTCCTGGACGAGCTCGGCGACGCCCTGGGCACCGAGCTGGACCCGGAGAACATGGACGCGACGCTGGCCAAGCTCGGCGGGATCGCCAAGCTCATCGGCGCCTCGCTCCAGAACACGGCCAACCCGACCCAGCTGGGTGCGGGCTACAAGGTGAACGTCATCCCGGGCCAGGCCACCGCGCACGTCGACGCCCGTTACCTGCCCGGTTACGAGGAGGAGTTCCTCGCCGACCTGGACCGCATCCTCGGCCCGCACGTGAAGCGCGAGGACGTGCACGCGGACAAGGCCCTGGAGACCACCTTCGACGGCGCCCTCGTGGACGCCATGCAGACCGCGCTGGTCGCCGAGGACCCGATCGCGCGGGCCGTCCCGTACATGCTCTCCGCCGGTACCGACGCCAAGTCCTTCGACGACCTCGGCATCCGCTGCTTCGGCTTCGCCCCGTTGAAGCTGCCGCCGGAGCTGGACTTCGCCGGGATGTTCCACGGCGTCGACGAGCGGGTCCCGGTCGACGCCCTGAAGTTCGGCGTGCGGGTGCTCGACCGCTTCATCGAGGCGTCCTGA
- a CDS encoding ABC transporter ATP-binding protein — MDHDFHRGTFYAVLGPSGCGKTTLLSLAGGLDTPTSGTISFDGTGLDRIGLGRYRSRHAATIFQQYNLLTYMTAVQNVTTAMEITGTKGRNRKARALELLERIGLDRHQATRNVLRLSGGQQQRVAIARALACDVDILFADEPTGNLDEDTAAGIIGIFQELAREQGKCVIVVTHSHRLAAEADHTLTLRKGRLSSSDRKG; from the coding sequence ATCGACCACGACTTCCACCGCGGCACCTTCTACGCCGTCCTCGGTCCTTCGGGCTGCGGCAAGACCACCCTGCTGTCGCTGGCCGGCGGCCTGGACACGCCCACCAGCGGCACCATCAGCTTCGACGGCACCGGCCTCGACCGCATCGGCCTGGGCCGCTACCGCAGCCGGCACGCGGCGACGATCTTCCAGCAGTACAACCTGCTCACCTACATGACCGCCGTGCAGAACGTCACCACCGCCATGGAGATCACCGGCACCAAGGGCCGCAACAGGAAGGCACGGGCCCTCGAACTCCTCGAACGCATCGGGCTCGACCGGCACCAGGCCACCCGCAACGTGCTGCGGCTCTCCGGCGGCCAGCAGCAGCGGGTCGCCATCGCCCGCGCCCTGGCCTGCGACGTCGACATCCTCTTCGCCGACGAACCCACCGGGAACCTCGACGAGGACACCGCCGCCGGGATCATCGGCATCTTCCAGGAGCTGGCCCGCGAGCAGGGCAAGTGCGTCATCGTCGTCACCCACTCCCACCGCCTGGCCGCCGAGGCCGACCACACCCTCACCCTGCGCAAGGGGAGGCTCTCCAGCTCCGACAGGAAGGGGTGA
- a CDS encoding ABC transporter permease, translating to MNFLRRAALSLWARKTRTLAMLATFLVMSAMVFGGVLIDDATSRAGEQAKRKLGADVTLSMDMDSLKDGGEGGSGGLQAPQIDSDAVDRIGRSPLVESYNYESFNGTRLAGGAKIVGQTMDPSVPNYTLVRGVLDSCLMPDFAGGKWKLLAGKALTAADKDRNAVLIEERLAKKNDLKPGDKISLTPNDPASKDTAVFTVQGVYRDPSSEPDPEYMQFPGDRMIVSSRALSRLNSEEDGPATRLSGAVFKLKDPATYDAFKAWAQRRAGSALDGFKLGINDKAVRQMTAPMSAVSSSTTVAMWLTGIAGAAVLALLVTLAVKQRQKEYGVLLALGEKKRRVIAQQAVEIFALAALAIGASFLFAAPLAQAAGDSLVSGEAAAEQKKLDSWKQPPPGQTGLQQGQDPNDEPVLGADPIDRITIRLDHGTMAALAGAGLGIALLATAVPAASVLRLNPKTILTKGK from the coding sequence ATGAACTTCCTCCGACGCGCGGCCCTGAGCCTGTGGGCGCGCAAGACCAGAACCCTGGCGATGCTGGCGACCTTCCTGGTCATGTCGGCCATGGTGTTCGGTGGCGTACTCATCGACGACGCGACCTCCCGGGCCGGCGAGCAGGCCAAGCGCAAGCTCGGCGCCGACGTCACGCTGAGCATGGACATGGACTCGCTGAAGGACGGTGGGGAGGGCGGCAGCGGCGGACTCCAGGCCCCGCAGATCGACTCCGACGCCGTGGACCGGATCGGCAGGTCACCGCTCGTCGAGTCGTACAACTACGAATCCTTCAACGGGACCAGACTGGCCGGCGGCGCCAAGATCGTGGGCCAGACGATGGACCCGTCCGTGCCCAACTACACCTTGGTCAGGGGGGTCCTGGACTCCTGCCTGATGCCCGACTTCGCCGGCGGAAAGTGGAAGCTGCTCGCAGGTAAGGCGCTCACCGCCGCCGACAAGGACCGCAACGCCGTTTTGATCGAGGAGCGGCTGGCGAAGAAGAACGACCTCAAGCCGGGCGACAAGATCTCCCTCACACCCAACGACCCGGCGAGCAAGGACACGGCCGTGTTCACCGTGCAGGGTGTCTACCGCGATCCCTCCAGCGAACCCGACCCCGAGTACATGCAGTTCCCCGGGGACCGGATGATCGTGTCCTCCCGGGCACTGAGCCGGCTCAACAGCGAGGAGGACGGCCCCGCGACCCGACTGAGCGGCGCCGTCTTCAAGCTCAAGGACCCCGCGACGTACGACGCGTTCAAGGCCTGGGCCCAGCGGCGGGCGGGCAGTGCCCTGGACGGGTTCAAACTCGGCATCAACGACAAGGCCGTGCGGCAGATGACCGCCCCGATGTCGGCCGTGTCCTCCTCCACCACCGTCGCGATGTGGCTGACGGGCATCGCCGGCGCCGCCGTCCTGGCCCTGCTGGTGACCCTCGCGGTCAAGCAGCGGCAGAAGGAGTACGGGGTCCTGCTCGCCCTGGGTGAGAAGAAGCGACGGGTCATCGCCCAGCAGGCCGTGGAGATCTTCGCTCTCGCCGCCCTGGCCATCGGTGCGAGCTTCCTGTTCGCGGCGCCGCTCGCGCAGGCCGCGGGGGACTCGCTGGTGTCCGGCGAGGCCGCCGCCGAACAGAAGAAGCTCGACTCCTGGAAGCAGCCGCCGCCCGGCCAGACCGGTCTGCAGCAGGGCCAGGACCCGAACGACGAACCGGTCCTCGGCGCCGACCCCATCGACAGGATCACCATCCGCCTCGACCACGGGACGATGGCCGCCCTCGCCGGCGCCGGCCTGGGCATCGCCCTGCTGGCCACCGCCGTACCCGCCGCATCCGTACTGCGCCTGAACCCCAAGACCATCCTGACGAAGGGCAAGTGA